A genomic stretch from Candidatus Bathyanammoxibius amoris includes:
- the glyQ gene encoding glycine--tRNA ligase subunit alpha — MRKKVEKRALSFQEIILRLQNYWTQRGCLLMQPYDVEVGAGTFNPATFLRSLGPEPWKAAYVEPSRRPADGRYGDNPNRLQHYYQFQVVLKPAPEDSQQIYLDSLKDLGIDLVGHDVRFVEDDWESPTLGATGLGWEVWIDGLEITQFTYFQQVGGIELEPISLELTYGLERIAMFIQKKESVFDLQWSDGLTYGDVHHQDEVEFSAYNFEEADVPMHLKLFDTYEREAKKLLDKGLVLPAYDYMLKCSHTFNVLDARKAIGVAQRTRYIARVRGLARRCAEGYYKLREEQGWPLLKK, encoded by the coding sequence TTGCGCAAGAAAGTAGAAAAACGCGCGCTGAGCTTTCAGGAGATTATTCTCCGGCTCCAGAACTACTGGACCCAGCGCGGGTGCCTGCTGATGCAGCCCTATGACGTCGAGGTGGGTGCCGGGACGTTCAACCCGGCCACGTTTCTGAGGTCTCTGGGGCCGGAACCCTGGAAGGCGGCCTACGTAGAACCCAGCCGCAGGCCCGCAGACGGCCGCTATGGAGATAACCCCAACCGCCTTCAACACTACTACCAGTTCCAGGTGGTCCTCAAACCCGCACCCGAAGACTCACAGCAGATTTACCTGGACAGCCTGAAGGATCTGGGCATAGACCTTGTGGGCCACGACGTGCGCTTTGTGGAAGACGACTGGGAGTCTCCCACCCTCGGCGCTACCGGGTTGGGCTGGGAGGTCTGGATAGACGGGCTTGAGATAACGCAGTTTACCTATTTCCAGCAGGTGGGCGGCATAGAGCTTGAGCCAATATCGCTGGAGCTTACGTATGGTCTTGAGCGGATAGCGATGTTCATCCAGAAGAAGGAGTCGGTCTTTGACCTGCAGTGGTCCGACGGCCTCACCTACGGGGACGTCCACCACCAGGACGAGGTAGAGTTCTCGGCCTACAACTTTGAAGAGGCCGACGTGCCGATGCACCTTAAACTCTTCGACACGTACGAGCGGGAGGCGAAAAAACTCCTGGATAAGGGCCTTGTATTACCCGCCTATGACTACATGCTCAAGTGTTCCCACACCTTCAACGTGCTCGACGCAAGAAAGGCCATCGGCGTCGCCCAGCGCACCCGTTACATCGCAAGGGTCAGGGGTCTTGCCAGACGCTGCGCCGAGGGTTATTACAAACTGAGAGAAGAACAGGGTTGGCCGCTGCTGAAGAAGTAG
- a CDS encoding MogA/MoaB family molybdenum cofactor biosynthesis protein: MNSHQHNHKHGHGHEHHGHAKVAIKAAILTMSDKGSRGEREDESGQVIRQLLAEIGAEVPLYDIIPDEAEIITERLNEWKDEVNLILTTGGTGVSPRDVTPEATRAVIEKELPGYTEAMRMESLKVTPRAMGTRAVAGVAGQCLIVNLPGSPKAVEECLRVILPVIPHTIEVIQGKVDDCARK; encoded by the coding sequence TTGAACTCACACCAACATAATCATAAACATGGTCATGGCCACGAACATCATGGACACGCCAAAGTCGCTATTAAGGCGGCCATCCTGACGATGAGCGATAAAGGTTCCAGGGGTGAGAGAGAAGACGAGAGCGGGCAGGTTATCAGACAGCTCTTGGCCGAGATAGGCGCAGAAGTGCCTCTTTACGACATAATACCCGACGAGGCAGAGATTATTACAGAAAGGCTTAATGAGTGGAAGGACGAGGTGAACCTGATACTCACGACCGGGGGCACGGGTGTTTCGCCGAGGGACGTTACCCCTGAGGCGACCCGCGCGGTAATAGAAAAAGAACTGCCGGGCTATACCGAGGCCATGCGGATGGAGAGCCTCAAGGTCACGCCGCGGGCCATGGGCACACGCGCCGTCGCAGGGGTGGCGGGACAATGCCTCATCGTTAACCTGCCGGGGAGCCCGAAGGCCGTCGAGGAGTGCCTGCGGGTCATACTGCCGGTGATTCCACACACCATCGAGGTAATCCAGGGAAAGGTGGACGATTGCGCAAGAAAGTAG